The segment CCAATGGGTTCAATGTGGCCATGCCGTCGCGGACCGCGGCGCGTGACCCGGCGATGTTCACCACCAGGGTGCTGCCGGAGATGCCGGCCAGCCCGCGCGATACGCCCGCATCCACGATGCCCGCGGACAGCCCGGAGGCGCGCAGCGCCTCGGAGATGCCCAGCAGCTCGCGGTCGAGCAGGTCGACGGTCGCTTCCGGGGTCACATCGCGAGGGCTCACGCCGGTGCCGCCGACCGAGATCACCAGATCGACACCACCGATGACCGCGGTGTTGAGTGCATTACGGATCTCCACCTCGTCGGCGGACACCACCACCACCCCGTCCACCAGGAAACCGCTCTCACCGAGCAACTCGGTGACCAACGGTCCGCTGTGATCCTCTTCGCCGTGTGCCGTCCGGTCGTCGACGACGACGACGAGCGCCCGCCCGACCAATTCCCCAGGTTGTTCCATGCCTGTCACCGTATATCCGGCCGACGACAGTGACCCAGGCAAGGTCGCCTCCACTCCCCGGGTCACTGCTGCGCCTTTCCGAGCGTCACGTCCAGGGTCTCGGGTCCGCCGGACCCTTGGTAGGTCAAGGTCACCTTGGTGCCCGGCGCCTTCGAGCGCACCGCCGCCACGAGAGCGTCGGCGCTGTTGATTACGCGTCCGTCCACCTTGGTCACCACCACACCGCTGGGCAGTCCGGCCGCCGCCGCCGCGCCACCCTCGGTGACCTCGACGATCTTCGCGCCGTCCACCGATGCGTCGTTGCCCACCTGCACCCCGAGCGAGGCGTGCGATGCGGTGCCGTTCTGCACCAGTTCGTCGGCGATCCGTTTGGCCTGGTCCACCGGGATGGCGAACCCGAGGCCGATCGAACCGCTCTGGGATTCCGCGGAAGCACCGCCCAGGGTGGCGATCGCGGAGTTCACGCCGACCAACTCACCGTTCATATTGACCAGCGCGCCACCGGAGTTGCCTGGGTTGATCGCGGCGTCGGTCTGGATGGCATCCAGCACGGTGTTCTGGTCGCGGCTGTTCCCGCCGGCGGCCACCGGACGGTTCAGTGCACTGACGATGCCGACGGTCACGGTGCCCTCCAGGCCCAGCGGGGAGCCGATCGCGACGACGTCCTGGCCGACCCGCAAGTCCCCGGAAGATCCGAGGGCGATCGGTGTCAGACCCGACACCCCCTCGGCACGGACCACCGCGATATCGCTGCTGGGATCGGTTCCGACCACCGTGAACGGCGCGGTCCGGCCGTCGGCGAAGGTGACCTTGGTCTGCGGACGCCCGCCGGGCGCACCCTCGGTGGCGACGACGTGGTTGTTGGTGAGGATCAGACCGTCGGTGGACAGGATGATGCCCGATCCCTCTTCGGAGGCCCGGCCGAGATTCGTCTCGAGCTTGACGACGCTGGGCACAACCTTGGCCGCGACCTGTTCCACGGAACCCACCGGCAGGCTGGCCGCCGGAACACCGGGTGTGGCGCCGCCGGCGCTGGAGAAGCTGGTGGACGGCCGGTCGGGCTGAGCCAGCACAGCCACCCCGCCACCGATACCCGCGGAGACGACTGCGATCGCGGCGGCACCGGCCACCAAAGCGCCTGCGCGCGAACGTTTCTGGGGCCGAACCTGAGTGGCTCCGGTGGGGCGGTACGGATCGTACTGCGGCCGCGGCTGCTGGCCCTGCTGGGCGTAGCGCCAGTCATAGGGTTGCTGGTAGCCCTGTTGATACGTGCTGCGCTGGGTGGAATAGCTGGTGGGATTGCTCTCATAGCCGGGCTGGGCCGGAGGCGGCGTGTACCTCGGGTCGTTCGTCATATCGCTCGGCGCTCTTTCTTTTCAGCGGTTCAGTTATCTGTTCAACGCATCGGACAGCCATACAGTGCCGCGTCGGGCTGAGAATCCACTTAGAGAATGGCGCACAGGGGCCCAATCAGTTTCTGAAGATTCCCCACATCACCCCCCCGGGCGAACCTTATCTATTGTCGGCGCCCGAGGACGTCGCGTCCATCGATGTGTCCCCGCGTGTCGGCAGCGTGCCGGTGGCCACCTGGAACGGAGCGGTCGCGGTGGCGCTCTCCGCCAGCACCCGCCGGCCCGGCAGCACGATGCGCACCGAGGTGCCCGACGGCTCCCCTCCGGGCACGGTGTCCTCAACGTGAAGCGTGCCACCGTGTTTGAGCACCACCTGCTTGACGATCGCCAGCCCGAGACCGGAACCGGGCATCGCGCGCGCCGATGTCGAGCGGTAGAACCGTTCGAACACGAGCTCGCGTTCCTGCGGCGGGATACCCGGACCCATATCGGCGATCATGAGCTCCGCATGCAGCGCATCCCGTTGCCACAACCGCACCAGCACCGTGGCATCGGGCGGGCTCCACTTCGCGGCGTTGTCGAGCACGTTGAGCACCGCTCGGGACAGCCCCGCGAGATCACCGTCGACCTGCCAGTCGATCATGTCCACGTCGAACTCGATATCGTTGCGGCGGCGGCGAACTCGCTCCAGGGCGCGATCCACGACATCGGACAGGTCGACCTTCTCCCGGATCACCACCCCGGCTTCATCTCGGGTGAGATCCACCAGATCGCCCACCAGGGTGGACAATTCCTCGATCTGGGCGATCACGTCGGCCTGCAATTCGGCCATCTCCCCCTCCGGCAACGGCGGGGCCCCCGGGGCCTGGGCGGCCATCAGCAGCTCGACATTGGTGCGCAGGGAGGTCAGCGGGGTACGCAGTTCGTGCCCGGCGTCGGTCACCAGCCGGGACTGACGCTCGCGGGATTCGGCCAGCGCCCGCAACATCATGTTGAAGGCATCGGTGAGGCGGGCCAACTCGTCGGTGCCGACGACCGGGATGGGCCGCAGATCGTCGGTGCGGGCGACCCGCTCGGCGGCCTGGGTCAGTCGCGCCACCGGGCGCAGACCGGCGCGGGCGACCATGCCGCCGGATATCGCGGCCACCGCCATGCCGGAGGCGCCGACGATCGCCAGCACCGTGCCCAGCCGGTTCAGCAGCGCCAGGGTGGGCGCCAGACTCTTGGAGATCAGCAGGGAATTGCCGTCGGCCAGGTGCACCGCCAGTACCCGCTGGTTGTTCACGGTGCGCAGCGACATCAGCAGCTCACCCTGCACGACGGCCTTTTCCGGCGCACCGAGCGGCAGCGTCTGGCCCTGCTGATTCGCGGTGTAGATATAGCGTCCCGGGCTGACCAGCATGGCGTTGACGTCGGAGTAGGCGGTGCCCTCGATGGCCTTGCCGGGGTCCGCGGCCAGCGACCCGCTCTCGATGAGCAGTTGTGCGCGGCTGTGCAGCTGGGTGTCGATGTCGTCGTAGACGGAACGGGACACGACGGCATACACGGCGACGGCCATCAGCACCACGACCATCGCGACCATCGACATCGCCAGCAACATCACCCGCCAGCGCAGCGAGACCGCGCTGACGTTTCTGGTGTACCGGCGCTGGCTGTCGGATCGGAACACCGGCTTCTTGAACAGCCGCATCAGGGCGGGGTTTCCCGCAGCACATAACCCACCCCGCGCACGGTGTGGATGAGCCGCGGTTCACCCTCGGCCTCCGTCTTACGACGCAGGTAACCGACGTACACCTCCAGCGCATTTCCCGAGGTCGGGAAGTCGAATCCCCAGACTTCCTCCAGGATGCGGCTGCGGGTCAGGACCCGCCGGGGGTTGGCGATCAGCATTTCCAGCAGCGAGAACTCGGTGCGGGTCAGGCTGATCTGCCGTTCGCCGCGGGACACCTCACGGGTCACCGGGTCCAGGCTCAGATCGGAGAAGGTCAGCGCCCGGGAATCGGCGTTCTCCTCCGGCAGGGCGCGGCGGCGCAGCAGGGCGCGCATCCGGGCCAGCAGTTCCTCCAAGGCGAAGGGTTTGGGCAGGTAGTCATCGGCTCCCGCATCCAGCCCGGCCACCCGCTCGGAGACCGAATCCCGCGCGGTGAGCACCAGGATCGGCAGATCATCACCGGTACTGCGGAGATGCCGACACACTTCGAGGCCGTCCAGCCTCGGCATCATCACGTCCAGGACAAGGGCGTCCGGTCGATCACTGGAGATCGCCTCGAGGGCCTCGACACCATCTTGGGCGAGCTCGACGGAGTATCCATTGAACGAAAGCGACCGGCGCAGAGATTCGCGCACCGCGCGATCGTCATCAACGACAAGAATGCGCACAGCCACAGTGTCATCCCTCTGTCTGAGAGCGACCTGAGAGGCGCGCCGCTGGAGCGGTTACTTGCGGTCGAGGTCGACCAGGCCGAGGCGAGCGGCCTTGAGCAGGCGACGCGGCACCTTGCGCTGCTGGCCGCCCACGGCGACGTTGACCAGGCCGACGGCCTCGGTCTTCCACTGCGACCGGCGGCTACGGGTGTTCGAGCGCGACATCCGGCGCTTGGGCACAGCCATGTTGGAGATCTCCTCTTGCGGGGTTTCCGCCGCGCAGCGAACAGCGACGGCACTTTGCACCACAGGATAGCCCGCACCGACGGATGCCTCCAAACCGCGAAGGAACGTGCGCGGTTTCCCTCTGCCGACGTTGCCGCTGCGCGAGACTGGTGACGGCGAACGGATCGGGGCCTACCCCTTGACGCGGTACCGTCGGTACCGACTAACCTACCTACCGGTTGGTGGAAACGCGATGGGAGTTCGGGTGCAGTCTGCGGCGGTGCGAATCGGCAACTGCTCGGGGTTCTACGGTGACCGCATCGCCGCCATGCGCGAGATGCTCGAAGGTGGCGAGCTCGACTACCTCACCGGCGACTACCTGGCCGAACTCACGATGCTGATCCTCGCCCGGGACCGGGCCAGGGATCCCGGGCTCGGCTACGCCAAGACCTTCCTGCGCCAACTGGAGGACACCCTCGGGCTCGCCGTCGACAAAGGCGTCAAGATCGTGGCGAACGCCGGCGGCCTCAACCCGGGTGCACTGGCCACCGCGGTGCGCGATCTCGCCGACCGCCTCGGAGTCAGTGTCGACGTCGCCCATGTCGAGGGCGACGACCTCGTCGCGCGGGCTGCCGAGCTGGGCTTGGGCGCGGCACCCCTGGCCGCCAACGCCTACCTGGGCGCCTGGGGCATCGCCGAGTGCCTGGACTCCGGCGCCGACATCGTCGTCACCGGCCGCGTCACCGACGCCTCGGTGATCGTCGGCCCGGCCGCCGCCCACTTCGGCTGGGCACGCACCGACTACGACGCGCTCGCCGGCGCTGTCGCGGCCGGCCACATCATCGAGTGCGGCACGCAGGCCACCGGCGGCAACTTCTCCTTCTTCACCGAGATAGCCGACCTGCGACACCCCGGCTTCCCGATCGCCGAGATCGCCTCCGACGGCTCCTCGGTCATCACCAAGCAACCCGGCACCGGCGGACTTGTCAGCGTCGACACCGTCACCGCCCAACTGCTCTATGAGATCGCCGGCGCCCGCTACCCCAATCCGGACGTCACCCTGCGACTGGACTCCGTCGCGCTCTCCGCCGCCGGTCCCGACCGGGTCCGGGTCAGCGGCGTGCGCGGCGAGCCGCCTCCCCAGACCCTGAAGGTCTCCCTGAACAGCATCGGCGGTTTCCGCAACGCCACGTCCTTCGTGCTGACCGGCCTGGACATCGACGCCAAGGCCGAGCTGATCAGATCCCAGTTGGAAAGCCACCTCACGGTCCGGCCCGCCGAGCTGCAGTGGACGCTGGCCCGCACCGACCATCCCGATGCCGATACCGAGGAGACCGCCAGCGCGCTGCTGCACTGCGTGGTCCGCGACCCCGACCCGAAGATCGTGGGGCGCCAGTTCTCCTCGGCCGCAGTGGAACTGGCGCTGGCCAGCTATCCCGGATTCACCTCCACCGCCCCGCCCGGGGACGGCCAGGTCTACGGGGTGTTCACCCCGGGGTACGTGGACGCCACCGAGGTGCCCCATATCGCGGTGCACGCCGACGGCACCCGCGTCGATATCGCGCCCGCCACCGAAACCCGGGTACTGGCACCCCTCGACGATCCCGCGCCACCGGAACCCCTGGACCCCGGCCGCACCGTGCGGGCTCCGCTGGGCCGCATCGCCGGTGCCCGCAGCGGCGACAAGGGCGGCTCGGCCAACGTCGGGGTGTGGGTGCGTACTCAGTCCGAATGGCACTGGCTGGCACACACTCTCACCGTGCAGAAGTTGCGCGAACTGCTCCCCGAAACCGCCGATCTGCCGGTCACCCGGCATCTGCTGCCCAACCTGCGGGCGGTGAACTTCGTCATCGAGGACATCCTCGGCCGCGGCGTCGCCTACCAGGCACGGTTCGACCCGCAGGCCAAGGGGCTCGGCGAATGGCTGCGATCCCGATACGTCGACATCCCGGAAAGGCTGTTGTGATGCGAAGGCGAACCCGCGTGAGGATCGCAGCGAGGCACGAGCGAGGACCGGAGCAAGGGAGAGCCGAGCGATGAGGACAAGCTTGTGACCGATATCTGGCATTCCCCCGAACGCGACGATCTACGAAAGACGGTGCGGGCGTTCGCCGAACGCGAGATCCTGCCCCACGCACAGGACTGGGAACGCAGCGGTGAAATCCCCCGCGAACTGCATCTGTTGGCGGGTGCGGCCGGGCTACTCGGTGCGCCCTACCCCGAATCCGTCGGCGGGGGTGGCGGTGACAGTGCCGACGCGGTGATCATCTGCGAGGAACTGCACCAGGCCGGGGTCCCCGGCGGAACGTTCGCTTCCCTGTTCACCTGCGGTATCGCGGTGCCACACATGATCGCCTCCGGCGACCGGCGACTGATCGACACCTACGTGCGCCCCACCCTGCGCGGCGAGCTGATCGGATCGCTGGCGATCACCGAACCCGGCGGCGGCTCGGACGTCGGGCACCTGACCACGAAAGCGGTCCGCGAGGGTGACGAGTTCGTCGTCAACGGCGCCAAGACCTACATCACCTCCGGGGTGCGCGCCGACTACGTGGTGACCGCGGTGCGCACCGGCGGCCCGGGGGCGGCCGGCGTCTCCCTGCTCGTGGTCGACAAGAACACCCCCGGCTTCGCGGTGAGCCGCAAGCTCGACAAGATGGGCTGGCGCTCCAGCGATACCGCCGAGCTGTCCTACACCGACGTCCGGGTGCCGGCCGCGAACCTGGTCGGCGCCGAGAACACCGGCTTCCTGCAGATCGCCGGCGCGTTCGTCAGCGAGCGGGTGGGCCTGGCCGCTCAGGCCTACGCCGGCGCGCAACGGTGCCTGGACCTGACCGTGCAGTGGTGCCGCGACCGGGAGACCTTCGGCCGGCCGCTGATCACCCGGC is part of the Mycobacterium adipatum genome and harbors:
- a CDS encoding acyl-CoA dehydrogenase family protein, translating into MTDIWHSPERDDLRKTVRAFAEREILPHAQDWERSGEIPRELHLLAGAAGLLGAPYPESVGGGGGDSADAVIICEELHQAGVPGGTFASLFTCGIAVPHMIASGDRRLIDTYVRPTLRGELIGSLAITEPGGGSDVGHLTTKAVREGDEFVVNGAKTYITSGVRADYVVTAVRTGGPGAAGVSLLVVDKNTPGFAVSRKLDKMGWRSSDTAELSYTDVRVPAANLVGAENTGFLQIAGAFVSERVGLAAQAYAGAQRCLDLTVQWCRDRETFGRPLITRQAVQNTLADMARRIDVARVYTHRLVEREMAGETNLITEVCFAKNTAVEAGEWVANQAVQLFGGMGYMAESEVERQYRDMRILGIGGGTTEILTSLAAKTMGLQ
- a CDS encoding acyclic terpene utilization AtuA family protein, whose translation is MRIGNCSGFYGDRIAAMREMLEGGELDYLTGDYLAELTMLILARDRARDPGLGYAKTFLRQLEDTLGLAVDKGVKIVANAGGLNPGALATAVRDLADRLGVSVDVAHVEGDDLVARAAELGLGAAPLAANAYLGAWGIAECLDSGADIVVTGRVTDASVIVGPAAAHFGWARTDYDALAGAVAAGHIIECGTQATGGNFSFFTEIADLRHPGFPIAEIASDGSSVITKQPGTGGLVSVDTVTAQLLYEIAGARYPNPDVTLRLDSVALSAAGPDRVRVSGVRGEPPPQTLKVSLNSIGGFRNATSFVLTGLDIDAKAELIRSQLESHLTVRPAELQWTLARTDHPDADTEETASALLHCVVRDPDPKIVGRQFSSAAVELALASYPGFTSTAPPGDGQVYGVFTPGYVDATEVPHIAVHADGTRVDIAPATETRVLAPLDDPAPPEPLDPGRTVRAPLGRIAGARSGDKGGSANVGVWVRTQSEWHWLAHTLTVQKLRELLPETADLPVTRHLLPNLRAVNFVIEDILGRGVAYQARFDPQAKGLGEWLRSRYVDIPERLL
- a CDS encoding HAMP domain-containing sensor histidine kinase produces the protein MRLFKKPVFRSDSQRRYTRNVSAVSLRWRVMLLAMSMVAMVVVLMAVAVYAVVSRSVYDDIDTQLHSRAQLLIESGSLAADPGKAIEGTAYSDVNAMLVSPGRYIYTANQQGQTLPLGAPEKAVVQGELLMSLRTVNNQRVLAVHLADGNSLLISKSLAPTLALLNRLGTVLAIVGASGMAVAAISGGMVARAGLRPVARLTQAAERVARTDDLRPIPVVGTDELARLTDAFNMMLRALAESRERQSRLVTDAGHELRTPLTSLRTNVELLMAAQAPGAPPLPEGEMAELQADVIAQIEELSTLVGDLVDLTRDEAGVVIREKVDLSDVVDRALERVRRRRNDIEFDVDMIDWQVDGDLAGLSRAVLNVLDNAAKWSPPDATVLVRLWQRDALHAELMIADMGPGIPPQERELVFERFYRSTSARAMPGSGLGLAIVKQVVLKHGGTLHVEDTVPGGEPSGTSVRIVLPGRRVLAESATATAPFQVATGTLPTRGDTSMDATSSGADNR
- a CDS encoding response regulator transcription factor; the encoded protein is MRILVVDDDRAVRESLRRSLSFNGYSVELAQDGVEALEAISSDRPDALVLDVMMPRLDGLEVCRHLRSTGDDLPILVLTARDSVSERVAGLDAGADDYLPKPFALEELLARMRALLRRRALPEENADSRALTFSDLSLDPVTREVSRGERQISLTRTEFSLLEMLIANPRRVLTRSRILEEVWGFDFPTSGNALEVYVGYLRRKTEAEGEPRLIHTVRGVGYVLRETPP
- the rpmF gene encoding 50S ribosomal protein L32; the protein is MAVPKRRMSRSNTRSRRSQWKTEAVGLVNVAVGGQQRKVPRRLLKAARLGLVDLDRK
- a CDS encoding MogA/MoaB family molybdenum cofactor biosynthesis protein, yielding MEQPGELVGRALVVVVDDRTAHGEEDHSGPLVTELLGESGFLVDGVVVVSADEVEIRNALNTAVIGGVDLVISVGGTGVSPRDVTPEATVDLLDRELLGISEALRASGLSAGIVDAGVSRGLAGISGSTLVVNIAGSRAAVRDGMATLNPLAVQVIGQLSSLDI
- a CDS encoding S1C family serine protease gives rise to the protein MTNDPRYTPPPAQPGYESNPTSYSTQRSTYQQGYQQPYDWRYAQQGQQPRPQYDPYRPTGATQVRPQKRSRAGALVAGAAAIAVVSAGIGGGVAVLAQPDRPSTSFSSAGGATPGVPAASLPVGSVEQVAAKVVPSVVKLETNLGRASEEGSGIILSTDGLILTNNHVVATEGAPGGRPQTKVTFADGRTAPFTVVGTDPSSDIAVVRAEGVSGLTPIALGSSGDLRVGQDVVAIGSPLGLEGTVTVGIVSALNRPVAAGGNSRDQNTVLDAIQTDAAINPGNSGGALVNMNGELVGVNSAIATLGGASAESQSGSIGLGFAIPVDQAKRIADELVQNGTASHASLGVQVGNDASVDGAKIVEVTEGGAAAAAGLPSGVVVTKVDGRVINSADALVAAVRSKAPGTKVTLTYQGSGGPETLDVTLGKAQQ